One Streptomyces sp. NBC_01237 genomic region harbors:
- a CDS encoding amidohydrolase family protein yields MGQERDDVVRFWERLGLPGIIDVHTHFMPERVLRKVWAYFDSAGPLTGMEWPITYRHDEDERLALLRSFGVLRFTSMLYPHKAGMARWLNGWAKDFAGRVPDCLHTATFFPEEGVERYVKEAVEDGARVFKSHLQVGAYDPNDPLLEPVWGLLAEAGVPVVMHCGSGPAPGAYTGPEPIAGLLSRHPRLPLVVAHMGMPEYAEFMALAEVYPQVRLDTTMAFTDFTEGFTPFPAAERGRLADLGDRILLGTDFPNIPYPYVHQLHALERLELGDAWLRGVCHGNASALFG; encoded by the coding sequence GTGGGGCAGGAACGGGACGATGTCGTGCGGTTCTGGGAGCGGCTGGGGCTGCCCGGGATCATCGATGTCCATACGCACTTCATGCCGGAGCGGGTCCTGCGCAAGGTGTGGGCGTACTTCGACTCCGCCGGGCCGCTGACCGGCATGGAGTGGCCGATCACCTACCGGCACGACGAGGACGAGCGGCTGGCCCTGCTGCGTTCGTTCGGGGTGCTCCGTTTCACCTCGATGCTCTATCCGCACAAGGCGGGGATGGCCCGCTGGCTGAACGGCTGGGCCAAGGACTTCGCCGGGCGGGTGCCCGACTGTCTGCACACCGCCACCTTCTTTCCGGAGGAGGGCGTCGAGCGGTATGTGAAGGAGGCCGTCGAGGACGGGGCGCGGGTCTTCAAGTCGCACCTCCAGGTCGGCGCGTACGACCCGAACGACCCGCTCCTGGAGCCCGTCTGGGGACTGCTGGCGGAGGCCGGAGTTCCGGTGGTGATGCACTGCGGGTCCGGGCCCGCCCCGGGCGCGTACACCGGGCCCGAGCCGATCGCCGGGCTGCTGTCGCGGCATCCCCGGCTGCCGCTCGTGGTGGCGCACATGGGGATGCCGGAGTACGCCGAGTTCATGGCGCTGGCCGAGGTGTACCCGCAGGTCCGCCTCGACACGACGATGGCGTTCACGGACTTCACCGAGGGGTTCACCCCCTTCCCGGCGGCGGAACGGGGGCGGCTCGCGGATCTCGGTGACCGCATCCTGCTGGGAACCGACTTCCCGAACATTCCCTACCCGTACGTCCATCAACTGCACGCGCTGGAGCGGCTGGAGCTGGGCGACGCGTGGTTGCGGGGCGTGTGCCACGGGAACGCGAGCGCACTGTTCGGCTGA
- a CDS encoding DUF2797 domain-containing protein encodes MGWWCTGLRWPGEVPELGWRKGAARRVSVLSYGAGLGFRAVGERHCVGARGNVCPVGAVVPVRSTGARCAECARLDRAHSVAADTIADDPRTYRVYLAWFGPGMVKVGITGEERGAARLREQGAVVFSWLGRGPLMAARRTEEVLRAALGVPDRIPYARKRAVRGTLPGAGERGEEVAELYRRAVALEGDGWPESLERLPFEAVDHLGLFGLEGAPGAVRAVSALADGGVVAGRLLAAAGPDLHLATTGPGGGGVVVLDTRLMSGWELSGVGAGEGEGGGTGGDADAGAGAGAGVSVPTIDIGGGGVQGGLF; translated from the coding sequence ATGGGGTGGTGGTGCACCGGGCTGCGCTGGCCGGGGGAGGTGCCCGAGCTGGGGTGGCGCAAGGGGGCGGCCCGGCGGGTGAGTGTGCTCTCGTACGGGGCCGGGCTCGGGTTCCGGGCCGTGGGGGAGCGGCACTGTGTGGGGGCTCGGGGGAACGTGTGTCCGGTGGGGGCCGTGGTGCCCGTGCGGAGTACCGGAGCGCGGTGCGCGGAGTGTGCGCGGCTGGACCGGGCGCATTCGGTGGCCGCCGACACGATCGCCGATGACCCGCGTACGTACCGCGTCTATCTCGCCTGGTTCGGGCCCGGAATGGTCAAGGTCGGGATCACCGGGGAGGAGCGCGGGGCGGCGCGGCTGCGGGAGCAGGGGGCCGTGGTGTTCAGCTGGCTGGGGCGCGGGCCCCTGATGGCGGCGCGGCGGACCGAGGAGGTGCTGCGGGCCGCGCTCGGGGTGCCGGACCGGATTCCGTACGCGAGGAAGCGGGCCGTGCGCGGGACGCTGCCGGGTGCCGGGGAGCGGGGCGAGGAGGTGGCGGAGCTGTACCGGCGGGCCGTCGCGCTGGAAGGGGACGGCTGGCCGGAGTCGTTGGAGCGGCTGCCCTTCGAGGCGGTCGATCATCTGGGGCTGTTCGGGCTGGAGGGCGCGCCCGGGGCGGTCAGGGCCGTGAGCGCGCTGGCGGACGGCGGTGTCGTCGCGGGGCGGCTCCTCGCGGCGGCCGGGCCCGATCTGCATCTGGCGACGACCGGGCCGGGCGGCGGTGGGGTGGTGGTGCTGGACACCCGGCTGATGAGCGGGTGGGAGCTCTCGGGGGTCGGCGCCGGAGAGGGCGAAGGGGGCGGGACCGGGGGCGACGCCGACGCCGGGGCCGGGGCCGGGGCCGGAGTGAGTGTGCCCACCATCGACATCGGGGGTGGCGGCGTGCAGGGTGGGTTGTTCTGA
- a CDS encoding TetR/AcrR family transcriptional regulator, with translation MVSAADRAKNPARTSVWLDQRVSARARRTDSPEGLDRDKITAATVRLLDAEGLAKFSMRRLAAELDVTAMSLYWYVDAKDDLLELAMDSVYAEIGPPHESADWRDRLRELARSYRELLVRHVWVSPLAGHFLNIGPHSMLFSYAVQDVIRATGLPLKHQTGALAAVFQFVYGFGTIEGHLLERSKGVGLSQDEYFRRAVAAVRSRPELKEIVDSSQDLMDARGGETVEEMRERDYVFALDLLVAGIEAMCAREDATAP, from the coding sequence ATGGTGTCTGCGGCAGACCGTGCGAAGAACCCCGCGAGGACCAGTGTGTGGCTGGATCAACGGGTCTCCGCACGCGCCCGCAGGACCGACTCGCCGGAGGGCCTGGACCGGGACAAGATCACCGCGGCGACGGTCCGGCTGCTGGACGCCGAGGGCCTCGCCAAGTTCTCCATGCGCAGGCTCGCCGCCGAGCTGGACGTCACCGCGATGTCCCTCTACTGGTACGTCGACGCCAAGGACGACCTGCTGGAGCTGGCCATGGATTCGGTCTACGCCGAGATCGGGCCCCCGCACGAGTCCGCCGACTGGCGCGACCGGCTGCGCGAGCTCGCCCGCAGCTACCGCGAGCTGCTCGTCCGCCATGTCTGGGTGTCGCCGCTGGCCGGTCACTTCCTCAACATCGGCCCGCACTCCATGCTGTTCTCGTACGCCGTCCAGGACGTCATCCGGGCCACCGGACTCCCCCTGAAGCACCAGACGGGCGCGCTGGCCGCCGTCTTCCAGTTCGTCTACGGATTCGGCACCATCGAGGGCCACCTGCTGGAGCGGAGCAAGGGGGTGGGGCTCAGCCAGGACGAGTACTTCCGCCGGGCGGTGGCCGCGGTCCGGAGCCGGCCCGAGCTCAAGGAGATCGTCGACTCCTCGCAGGACCTGATGGACGCCCGCGGCGGCGAGACGGTCGAGGAGATGCGCGAGCGGGACTACGTCTTCGCGCTGGATCTGCTGGTCGCGGGCATCGAGGCGATGTGCGCCCGTGAGGATGCCACGGCTCCGTGA
- a CDS encoding response regulator transcription factor, which produces MTTTSPQGRTEMLRPDRNPVRVLIVDDEAPLAELLSMALRYEGWDVRSAGDGAGAVRAARDFRPDAVVLDVMLPDMDGLSVLGRLRREYSDVPVLFLTARDAVEDRIAGLTAGGDDYVTKPFSLEEVVARLRGLIRRSATAAAAVRSESTLVVGDLVLDEDSHEVSRGEDSIHLTATEFELLRFLMRNPRRVLSKAQILDRVWNYDFGGQANVVELYISYLRKKIDAGRTPMIHTRRGAGYLIKPGE; this is translated from the coding sequence ATGACGACGACCTCGCCCCAGGGGCGTACCGAGATGCTCAGGCCGGACCGCAACCCCGTGCGCGTCCTCATCGTGGACGACGAGGCACCGCTCGCCGAGCTGCTCTCCATGGCCCTACGGTACGAGGGCTGGGACGTGCGCAGCGCCGGTGACGGTGCCGGAGCCGTACGGGCCGCCCGTGATTTCCGCCCCGACGCGGTGGTTCTCGATGTGATGCTGCCCGATATGGACGGGCTCTCCGTGCTCGGCCGGCTGCGGCGGGAGTACTCCGACGTCCCGGTGCTCTTCCTGACCGCGCGGGACGCCGTGGAGGACCGGATCGCGGGGCTCACCGCGGGCGGCGACGACTATGTGACCAAGCCGTTCAGCCTGGAGGAGGTCGTGGCGCGGCTGCGCGGGCTGATCCGGCGCTCGGCCACGGCGGCAGCGGCGGTACGCAGTGAGTCGACGCTCGTCGTCGGGGACCTGGTGCTGGACGAGGACAGCCATGAGGTGAGCCGGGGCGAGGACTCGATCCACCTCACGGCCACCGAGTTCGAGCTGCTGCGTTTCCTGATGCGCAATCCGCGCCGGGTGCTCAGCAAGGCCCAGATCCTGGACCGGGTGTGGAACTACGACTTCGGCGGCCAGGCCAACGTCGTCGAGCTCTACATCTCGTACCTCCGCAAGAAGATCGACGCGGGACGGACGCCGATGATCCACACCCGGCGTGGGGCGGGGTATCTGATCAAGCCCGGGGAGTAG
- a CDS encoding bifunctional glycosyltransferase family 2/GtrA family protein, whose translation MRTDSLRSSGSGHSGSDDSSVSSGSGSGSGSGSGSGDSLPAREHLLAGEADAAGAPVLDIVVPVHNEEKDLEPCVLRLHDHLARTFPYPFRITVADNASTDRTPRVAAALAAAIPEVRSYRLEEKGRGRALRTVWSHSDAPVLAYMDVDLSTDLNALLPLVAPLISGHSDLAIGSRLARSSRVVRGSKREFISRAYNLILRSSLAARFSDAQCGFKAIRREVAQRLLPMVEDTGWFFDTEMLVLAERAGLRIHEVPVDWVDDPDSTVHIVRTATEDLKGVWRVGRALAVGALPLDRLARPFGDDPRDRALPGVPGGLARQLVGFCVVGALSTLFYLALYSLFRTGFGPQFANGGALLVSAVANTAANRRLTFGVRGRGGAVRHQAQGLVVFAIGLALTSGSLAALGAASGSPSHGTELAVLIAANLAATVLRFLLFRAWVFPDRRTEHELGNVR comes from the coding sequence ATGCGAACCGACAGCCTCCGGAGCAGCGGCAGCGGCCACAGCGGCAGCGACGACAGCAGCGTCAGCAGTGGCAGTGGCAGTGGCAGTGGCAGTGGCAGTGGCAGTGGCGACAGCCTGCCGGCCAGGGAACATCTCCTGGCAGGCGAGGCCGATGCGGCCGGTGCCCCCGTGCTCGACATCGTGGTTCCCGTCCACAACGAGGAGAAGGACCTCGAACCGTGCGTACTGCGGCTGCACGACCATCTGGCCCGCACGTTCCCGTACCCCTTCCGCATCACCGTCGCGGACAACGCGAGCACCGACCGCACGCCCCGGGTGGCGGCCGCGCTCGCGGCGGCCATCCCGGAAGTGCGCTCGTACCGGCTGGAGGAGAAGGGGCGCGGCCGGGCGCTGCGTACCGTGTGGTCGCACTCCGACGCCCCGGTCCTCGCCTACATGGACGTCGACCTCTCGACCGACCTCAACGCACTGCTCCCGCTGGTCGCCCCCCTGATCTCCGGCCATTCCGACCTGGCCATCGGGTCGCGGCTGGCGCGCAGTTCGCGGGTGGTGCGCGGGTCGAAGCGTGAGTTCATCTCGCGGGCCTACAACCTCATACTGCGTTCGTCGCTGGCCGCACGGTTCAGCGACGCCCAGTGCGGATTCAAGGCGATACGGCGCGAGGTCGCCCAGCGGCTGCTGCCGATGGTCGAGGACACCGGGTGGTTCTTCGACACCGAGATGCTGGTGCTCGCCGAACGGGCCGGGCTGCGCATCCACGAGGTGCCGGTCGACTGGGTCGACGACCCCGACTCGACCGTCCACATCGTGCGGACGGCGACCGAGGACCTGAAAGGCGTGTGGCGGGTGGGGCGGGCCCTGGCCGTCGGCGCACTGCCGCTGGACCGGCTGGCCCGGCCCTTCGGCGACGACCCGCGCGACCGCGCCCTGCCCGGGGTGCCGGGCGGGCTGGCCCGCCAACTGGTCGGGTTCTGTGTCGTGGGGGCCCTCTCCACCCTCTTCTATCTGGCCCTGTACTCGCTGTTCCGGACGGGCTTCGGGCCGCAGTTCGCCAACGGGGGCGCGCTGCTGGTGTCGGCCGTCGCCAATACGGCGGCCAACCGGCGGCTCACCTTCGGCGTACGCGGCCGGGGCGGCGCCGTACGCCACCAGGCGCAGGGGCTCGTCGTCTTCGCCATCGGTCTCGCCCTGACCAGCGGCTCGCTCGCCGCGCTGGGGGCGGCATCCGGCTCGCCCTCGCACGGCACGGAACTCGCCGTCCTGATCGCGGCCAACCTCGCGGCGACGGTGCTGCGCTTCCTGCTCTTCCGCGCCTGGGTCTTCCCGGACCGGCGTACCGAACACGAACTGGGGAACGTCCGATGA
- a CDS encoding ArnT family glycosyltransferase, with protein MTTLYPDHAPAPPPGDPAAPGRTRETFARRALRGRPDDPRWVRPAFLGLLLVVALTYLWNLSASGYANSFYSAAVQAGSQSWKAFFYGSLDAANAITVDKPPATLWPMALSVRLFGLSSWAILVPQVLMGVATAAVLYAAVRRRFSAAAGLIAMAVLALTPVAALMFRFNNPDALLALLMTVTVCCVLRAMENGRTKWLVWAGAAVGFAFLTKTLQAFLILPPLAVLYGVFAPGPVRGRLGQLALSALTMVVAGGWWVAIVELMPASSRPYIGGSQNNSFLELTFGYNGLGRINGEETGSVGGGGGGGGGGGGGWGETGVGRMFNSEIGSQISWLLPAALILLAAGVWLTWKAKRTDTARAAFLAWGGSLLMTAVVFSFMAGIFHQYYTVALAPYVAALVGMGATVLWEERARWWAGGVLAVTVAVTVIWSYVLLGRTPDYLPWLRWAVLIGGLVASVGLLLAGRTGRRLALAVVTLGFVASLAGPTAYTISTLDTGHQGSIVTAGPSGAGGMGGPGGGGRGGPGGGGDGGGMRGGMRPPGQGTQQGNQQGGGTGRPPTGGQPGQGQGQGQGQGQGQGQGGMPGTAPGTAPGTTGEGRMGGGMGGGMGGGGMGGLLNGSSVGAEARKLLEKNAGDYTWAAAAIGSQNAASYQLATGDPVMAIGGFNGSDPSPTLAQFKKYVADGRIHYFISGGGGGSMGGGGMGGSAGTSSQISSWVTENFTEVTVGSSTFYDLTRPTT; from the coding sequence ATGACCACCCTGTACCCCGACCATGCCCCCGCCCCGCCCCCGGGCGACCCCGCCGCGCCCGGGCGCACCAGGGAGACGTTCGCGCGGCGCGCCCTGCGGGGCAGGCCGGACGACCCCCGCTGGGTACGGCCCGCCTTCCTCGGACTGCTGCTCGTCGTCGCGCTGACCTACCTGTGGAATCTCAGCGCCTCCGGTTACGCCAACTCCTTCTACTCCGCCGCCGTGCAGGCCGGCAGTCAGAGCTGGAAGGCGTTCTTCTACGGCTCGCTGGACGCCGCCAACGCCATCACCGTCGACAAGCCCCCGGCGACCCTCTGGCCGATGGCCCTGTCCGTGCGGCTCTTCGGGCTCAGCTCCTGGGCGATCCTCGTCCCGCAGGTGCTGATGGGCGTCGCCACGGCCGCCGTGCTGTACGCCGCCGTGCGCCGTCGCTTCAGCGCTGCCGCCGGGCTGATCGCCATGGCGGTCCTCGCGCTGACGCCGGTCGCGGCGCTGATGTTCCGCTTCAACAACCCGGACGCGCTGCTGGCGCTCCTGATGACCGTCACCGTCTGCTGCGTCCTGCGGGCGATGGAGAACGGGCGCACGAAGTGGCTGGTCTGGGCGGGGGCCGCGGTCGGGTTCGCGTTCCTGACGAAGACCTTGCAGGCGTTCCTGATCCTGCCGCCGCTGGCCGTGCTGTACGGGGTGTTCGCACCCGGTCCCGTACGCGGGAGGCTCGGCCAACTCGCCCTGTCCGCGCTCACGATGGTCGTCGCGGGCGGCTGGTGGGTGGCGATCGTCGAGCTGATGCCCGCCTCCTCACGGCCGTACATCGGCGGCTCCCAGAACAACTCGTTCCTGGAACTCACCTTCGGCTACAACGGACTCGGCCGGATCAACGGCGAGGAGACCGGCAGCGTCGGCGGTGGCGGTGGCGGTGGCGGTGGCGGTGGCGGTGGCTGGGGTGAGACCGGGGTCGGCCGGATGTTCAACTCCGAGATCGGCAGCCAGATCTCGTGGCTGCTGCCCGCCGCCCTGATCCTGCTCGCCGCGGGTGTCTGGCTGACCTGGAAGGCGAAGCGGACGGACACGGCGCGTGCGGCCTTCCTCGCCTGGGGCGGTTCGCTGCTGATGACCGCGGTCGTCTTCAGCTTCATGGCAGGGATCTTCCACCAGTACTACACGGTGGCCCTCGCGCCCTACGTCGCGGCGCTCGTCGGCATGGGCGCCACGGTCCTGTGGGAGGAACGGGCCAGGTGGTGGGCGGGCGGCGTGCTCGCCGTGACCGTCGCCGTCACGGTGATCTGGTCGTACGTCCTGCTGGGGCGCACCCCGGACTACCTGCCGTGGCTGCGCTGGGCCGTCCTGATCGGCGGTCTGGTGGCGTCAGTCGGCCTGCTGCTCGCCGGCCGGACGGGGCGGCGGCTCGCACTCGCCGTGGTGACTCTGGGCTTCGTCGCCTCGCTGGCGGGGCCGACGGCGTACACGATCAGCACGTTGGACACCGGACACCAGGGGTCGATCGTGACGGCGGGCCCCTCGGGGGCCGGCGGCATGGGCGGCCCGGGTGGCGGCGGCCGGGGCGGTCCCGGCGGTGGTGGTGACGGCGGCGGAATGCGTGGCGGGATGCGGCCTCCGGGGCAGGGGACCCAGCAGGGCAACCAGCAGGGCGGCGGTACGGGCCGGCCGCCGACCGGCGGTCAGCCGGGCCAGGGCCAGGGCCAGGGGCAGGGGCAAGGCCAGGGGCAGGGACAGGGCGGAATGCCCGGCACCGCTCCTGGCACCGCTCCCGGCACCACCGGCGAAGGCCGTATGGGCGGTGGCATGGGCGGCGGCATGGGCGGGGGCGGCATGGGCGGACTGCTCAACGGCTCGTCCGTCGGCGCGGAGGCCAGGAAGCTCCTGGAGAAGAACGCCGGAGACTACACCTGGGCCGCCGCGGCCATCGGCTCGCAGAACGCCGCGAGCTACCAGCTCGCCACCGGTGACCCGGTGATGGCGATCGGCGGCTTCAACGGCAGCGACCCGTCCCCGACGCTCGCCCAGTTCAAGAAGTACGTGGCCGACGGCCGGATCCACTACTTCATCTCGGGCGGCGGCGGAGGAAGCATGGGCGGCGGCGGTATGGGCGGCAGCGCCGGTACGTCCTCGCAGATCTCCTCGTGGGTGACGGAGAACTTCACGGAGGTCACCGTCGGCAGCTCCACCTTCTACGACCTGACCCGGCCCACCACCTGA
- a CDS encoding sensor histidine kinase — MRPGAPRKPWTLRTRLVVSAVSLIAVVAAVIGSVTAIAFHSYMYGKLDDQLHSIAVRAERPPGPSPLVAGLRAAGPLGFIGGGGQPFGTLGAVVVDGTVTESKVVEDSGQRAQESAEPLTGAQRAALENALADGLMDGLRDGPDASGPGAGGEARGIDLPGLGGYRVEAVATSDGDTVLVGIPSDEVSSALTTLILVEVCVTAAGLIAAGIAGAAMVPVALRPLRRVAATATRVSELPLHSGEVALFERVPDAEADPRTEVGQVGAALNRMLGHVGSALAARQDSEMRVRQFVADASHELRTPLASIRGYAELTRRGREDTGPDTRHALGRIESEAQRMTGMVEDLLLLARLDAGRPLSYESTDLLPLVVDAVSDARVAGEAGGGPGAGSGGGPGGGPGAVHHWRLELPDAPTTVRADPARIQQVLVNLLANARTHTPAGTTVTVRVRAASADLPRVTLEVEDDGPGIPAGLLPHVFERFARGDASRSRGAGSTGLGLAIVQAVVTAHGGRVEVRSEPGRTVFAVQLPADPAATGSGTGSGTGCATRSGTGSAPRSVTDPGAGPGTGLGEGGSQGGHRLITPV; from the coding sequence CTGAGGCCGGGGGCGCCGCGGAAGCCCTGGACGCTGCGGACCCGGCTCGTCGTGTCCGCCGTCTCTCTCATCGCCGTCGTCGCCGCCGTGATCGGCTCGGTCACCGCCATCGCCTTCCACAGCTACATGTACGGCAAGCTCGACGATCAGCTGCACTCCATCGCCGTACGCGCGGAGCGGCCGCCCGGCCCCTCGCCGCTCGTCGCCGGGCTCCGCGCCGCCGGACCGCTGGGCTTCATCGGCGGGGGCGGTCAGCCCTTCGGCACCCTCGGGGCCGTCGTCGTCGACGGGACCGTCACCGAGTCGAAGGTGGTCGAGGACAGCGGTCAGCGCGCCCAGGAGAGTGCCGAGCCGCTGACCGGCGCCCAGCGGGCCGCGCTGGAGAACGCGCTGGCCGACGGGCTCATGGACGGGCTGCGGGACGGGCCCGACGCCTCTGGACCGGGTGCCGGCGGAGAGGCGCGGGGCATCGATCTGCCCGGCCTCGGCGGCTATCGGGTGGAGGCCGTCGCCACCTCCGACGGGGACACTGTCCTCGTCGGCATCCCGAGCGACGAGGTGAGCAGCGCCCTCACCACCCTGATCCTCGTCGAGGTCTGTGTCACCGCGGCCGGACTGATCGCCGCCGGTATCGCGGGCGCCGCCATGGTCCCCGTGGCCCTGCGTCCGCTGCGCCGGGTCGCCGCCACCGCGACCCGCGTCTCCGAACTCCCCCTGCACAGCGGTGAGGTGGCCCTGTTCGAACGTGTCCCGGACGCCGAGGCCGACCCCCGTACCGAGGTCGGGCAGGTGGGCGCCGCGCTCAACCGGATGCTGGGACACGTCGGTTCGGCGCTGGCGGCGCGGCAGGACAGCGAGATGCGGGTACGGCAGTTCGTCGCCGACGCCAGCCATGAGCTGCGCACCCCACTGGCCTCGATCCGCGGGTACGCCGAACTGACCAGGCGCGGCCGTGAGGACACCGGCCCCGACACCCGTCACGCACTGGGCCGGATCGAGTCCGAGGCGCAGCGGATGACGGGGATGGTGGAGGATCTGCTGCTGCTGGCCCGGCTCGATGCCGGACGGCCGCTCAGTTACGAGAGCACTGATCTGCTGCCGCTCGTCGTCGACGCGGTGAGCGATGCGCGCGTCGCGGGCGAAGCGGGCGGCGGGCCCGGGGCCGGGAGCGGCGGAGGACCGGGCGGCGGGCCCGGAGCCGTACATCACTGGCGGCTGGAGCTGCCGGACGCCCCCACGACCGTACGGGCCGATCCGGCCCGCATCCAGCAGGTGCTGGTCAACCTCCTGGCCAACGCCCGTACGCACACCCCGGCAGGGACCACCGTCACCGTCCGGGTGCGGGCGGCCTCCGCCGACCTGCCCCGGGTGACGCTGGAGGTCGAGGACGACGGGCCCGGCATCCCGGCCGGACTGCTGCCGCATGTCTTCGAACGGTTCGCGCGTGGCGACGCCTCGCGCTCACGCGGCGCGGGGTCCACCGGGCTCGGGCTCGCCATCGTGCAGGCCGTCGTCACCGCGCACGGCGGCCGGGTGGAGGTGCGCTCGGAGCCCGGACGCACGGTCTTCGCCGTCCAGCTGCCCGCCGACCCGGCCGCTACGGGCTCCGGTACGGGATCCGGTACGGGATGCGCCACACGCTCCGGTACGGGATCGGCTCCGCGCTCCGTTACGGATCCCGGCGCAGGGCCCGGCACCGGGCTCGGCGAAGGCGGCTCACAGGGTGGACACAGGCTCATCACACCGGTGTGA
- a CDS encoding DHA2 family efflux MFS transporter permease subunit has protein sequence MTATVAEQKDLAPRGHPQRWLILGVICLAQLTVLLDNTVLNVAIPSLTTELDASTADVQWMINAYSLVQSGLLLTAGSSADRYGRKKMLVAGLALFGVGSLAAGLSQSSGQLIAARAGMGIGGALLITTTLAVIVQIFDDSERVKAIGLWATVNSLGFAVGPLLGGFMLDHYWWGAIFLVNIPIAVIGLVAVVRLVPESKNPQGDRPDLLGALLSTIGMTAVVYAIISGPEHGWTSGRVLLTAFVGIAVLGGFVLWELRIPNPMLDMHFFRNQKFVGAIGGAILVAFGMSGSLFLLTQHLQFVLGYGPLEAGLRTAPLALTVVALNLTGVGARLVPRLGTPLTIASGMTCLAAGLAAIALLGSHDYAGMLLGLVVMGAGISFAMPAMANAIMSAIPPEKAGVGAGINGTLGEFGNGLGVAVLGAVLNSRFAALVPAAVGAASLPAALAAADSESEAQGIKDAFASGLETSQLVGAVAVLTGGLIAAVLLRRAERAEAAGTGTDSGSASGTGTDRAGSAPADSTGSAA, from the coding sequence ATGACGGCAACCGTCGCCGAGCAAAAAGACCTCGCCCCCCGGGGCCACCCGCAGCGCTGGCTGATTCTCGGCGTCATCTGCCTCGCCCAGCTCACCGTGCTGCTCGACAACACCGTCCTGAACGTCGCGATCCCCTCCCTGACCACGGAGCTGGACGCCTCCACCGCCGATGTGCAGTGGATGATCAACGCCTACTCGCTCGTCCAGTCGGGGCTGCTGCTCACCGCGGGCAGCTCGGCCGACCGCTACGGGCGCAAGAAGATGCTGGTCGCCGGGCTCGCCCTGTTCGGCGTCGGTTCGCTGGCGGCCGGGCTCTCGCAGTCCTCCGGCCAGCTCATCGCGGCCCGTGCCGGGATGGGCATAGGCGGGGCGCTGCTGATCACCACCACGCTCGCCGTCATCGTCCAGATCTTCGACGACAGCGAGCGCGTGAAGGCGATCGGCCTCTGGGCGACCGTCAACTCCCTCGGCTTCGCCGTCGGCCCGCTCCTCGGCGGGTTCATGCTCGACCACTACTGGTGGGGCGCGATCTTCCTGGTGAACATTCCGATCGCGGTGATCGGCCTGGTCGCCGTGGTCCGTCTCGTACCGGAGTCCAAGAACCCTCAGGGCGACCGCCCCGACCTGCTCGGCGCGCTGCTCTCCACCATCGGGATGACCGCGGTCGTGTACGCGATCATCTCCGGGCCGGAACACGGCTGGACCTCCGGCCGGGTGCTGCTGACCGCGTTCGTCGGGATCGCCGTCCTCGGCGGGTTCGTCCTGTGGGAGCTGCGCATCCCGAACCCGATGCTGGACATGCACTTCTTCCGGAACCAGAAGTTCGTCGGCGCGATCGGGGGCGCGATCCTGGTCGCCTTCGGGATGAGCGGATCGCTCTTCCTGCTCACCCAGCACCTGCAGTTCGTGCTCGGTTACGGGCCGCTGGAAGCCGGTCTGCGTACGGCTCCGCTCGCCCTCACCGTGGTCGCCCTCAACCTCACCGGCGTGGGCGCGCGCCTCGTTCCCCGGCTGGGGACGCCGCTCACCATCGCCAGCGGGATGACCTGCCTGGCAGCCGGTCTCGCGGCGATCGCCCTGCTCGGCAGCCACGACTACGCGGGCATGCTGCTCGGCCTGGTCGTGATGGGGGCGGGCATCTCGTTCGCCATGCCCGCGATGGCCAACGCCATCATGAGCGCCATCCCGCCGGAGAAGGCGGGCGTGGGCGCCGGGATCAACGGCACCCTCGGAGAGTTCGGCAACGGGCTCGGGGTCGCGGTGCTCGGCGCCGTGCTCAACTCCCGGTTCGCCGCCCTCGTGCCCGCCGCGGTCGGGGCCGCCTCGCTGCCCGCCGCACTCGCCGCCGCGGACAGCGAGTCGGAGGCGCAGGGCATCAAGGACGCGTTCGCCTCCGGTCTGGAGACCAGCCAGCTGGTCGGCGCCGTCGCGGTCCTGACCGGCGGTCTGATCGCCGCGGTGCTGCTGCGACGGGCGGAACGCGCCGAAGCCGCGGGCACGGGCACGGATTCCGGTTCCGCTTCCGGTACCGGCACTGACCGGGCGGGCTCCGCTCCGGCAGACTCGACCGGGTCGGCGGCATAG
- a CDS encoding SSI family serine proteinase inhibitor, with protein MLRRLTRTAAVSLASLAVLSAAAPAATAAGSLTMPIPPLPSFQHLPLFQELGGVYHPANTGQTRLTVTVSSSGNRAADGTFELECGPTGGSHPQRQGACDRLAEAAKAGEELFAPTPQDAMCTQMDGGPAGARIVGTWQGQRVDTSLSRANGCEISRWNNLVPVLPTVK; from the coding sequence ATGCTGCGCCGTCTCACCCGAACCGCCGCCGTTTCCCTCGCCTCCCTCGCCGTGCTGTCCGCCGCCGCTCCCGCCGCGACGGCCGCGGGGTCGCTGACCATGCCGATCCCGCCGCTGCCGTCGTTCCAGCACCTCCCGCTGTTCCAGGAGCTGGGCGGCGTGTACCACCCGGCGAACACGGGGCAGACCCGGCTGACGGTGACGGTCTCCTCGTCCGGCAACCGGGCCGCCGACGGAACGTTCGAGCTGGAGTGCGGGCCGACCGGGGGCAGCCACCCGCAGCGGCAGGGGGCCTGCGACCGGCTGGCGGAGGCGGCGAAGGCGGGCGAGGAGCTGTTCGCGCCGACGCCCCAGGACGCGATGTGCACCCAGATGGACGGCGGGCCGGCCGGCGCGCGCATCGTCGGAACCTGGCAGGGACAGCGGGTCGACACGTCGCTGAGCCGGGCGAACGGCTGCGAGATCTCGCGCTGGAACAACCTCGTTCCGGTGCTGCCGACCGTCAAGTAG